In Brassica napus cultivar Da-Ae chromosome A3, Da-Ae, whole genome shotgun sequence, the sequence TGAGCATGCCCCTCCTTCTCCATCTTAACCTCACCCTTCTGGTCATTGTAACTCTGATTCTCCCTTGTATGACCCTTCCCACTAAAATCATCCCCTAGACGCTCAGGCTTAGCGTCCCTGTCACTCTTGGGACCTTGAACCTCCCTCTTCGTCTCACCGTATATCCCTCTCCCATCACTCCTAGAATAGCTTCCGGGATTACTCTCAAACTTAGCATCTCTCTCACCCTTGGGACCATGAATCTCCCTCTTACCCTCACcatgtatctctctctctctcccatcACTCCTGTTATCTCTGCTCTCAACCTTAGCACCATCTCTCGACTCCAACGTCACAGGGGGGTGAGTCAAATGAGGATCGCTCGAAGAACCAGTCACCGGCAGGGAGGGAGAGCGATAGACGCCGTGGAGAGGAGAGCGtctctctcctcctccatcTCTAGGCTCACTTCTCGGACCCTTGACGGTTCTTGACTCCACCTCGTAACCAGGAGAAGGAGCAGAAGCAGCAGCAGAAGCAAGTGGTGGTTGGTGAGAATGGGGATGAGGAATGGAGTGAAGGTGAGGCTGTTGTTGTTGAGGGTGGTGGTGAGCCTGAGGAGGTGGTGGAGTAACGGGAAGGGGATGAGTTGATTTGTTAGGGTAAGAAGATCCTGAATCCTCGTGAGGGTACTTGGCTGATGAAGAAGCACCCTCTTCGTGAGATCTCTTAGGAACACCACTCATCACTCCTTAGATTCCACGAACCAATTGCAAATTCACTGCTCCTACAGACAAAATTAAACCTTAATTTACCAAATCTTGAATTGGTATCACCAGAACAAACCAATGGAGCCCTAAAATGAAACAGAGATTAAATAAAGGACGGAGCTTTTACCGATTGAAAGTGAAGCAGAGCACGGATGAGCAAAACCCTTGTGTCGGAAAGTGAAAATGGCAGAGTAATTTGGGGGCTTCTGCACCGtctctcttcttcctttctCTCCTTCGTTGCTTGCTTGTGTTGCTGGTTGATTTTAGACAAATGAGTTTAATCTTTGGTTCTCGTCTCTCACGAGACCGTGCGTTTAACCCGCaattttaggttttgtttaTTGCGAACTTACCCTTATACTTTATTCAATCTCTAGTAATGTCcagaaaactttaaatttgtagAGTTTTGTATATTGTGTATTAGCCCTCATACTTACTCAAACTCTCGTAACTTTCAAAGActttaaatttctataaaacttatttttttttcagatcagATTTTTGATCAAGTTAACTTTTCTTCTGATCAGACTTCCCAAACAAATCAAATTCTCTCTctaatcagatttttttttaagtttattaaaaagGCAAGACTGAAATCAGCTCATATATATAAACCACTTAAGGATAATTTACTCTAAAGTGACATTTAAGAAGATAAGCAATTCGAGTTTGAGGCAACTCAACAACACTTAACATGTGTAGATACGCGGatataatatcatattttaaatcttgTTTTATTTCTCAAAAAGAGGATTCATCTGTGTATTACATTTTGGTTTTTATAAACTAGTTAGAAGAGAATTTTGGTTAGACGTTCGTTTCCCGATTCAGAACTAAAATCGAAATAAGATAAGTTTGTGAAAGCTTCTAGATGGCATCACAAAGACAAAAAATGATTTACATTACATTTGTAGCCGTAGGAATCACATCATGAGTTATAATTTCCCTTGTAATATATATGCTAGTGATGAGCATTATAGTTGAATAATAGAAGACAAACAATTAGGAGGTTTAATATAAAGACAGCTAGGGAACAATACAGTTTGGTCTCTTTATAGTGTAGTTTGGACTATAAACAAATCTTTAGTGAAAACAGTATCCGATTATACTGAGTTAGACCAGAACTAAACCGGTATTGTTAGTTGGTTGTCCAGATGTGCAAGTCTtcgtaattttatgtttaatgttCATGTTATGATGATTGTAATCAGTGAAATACCAAATCTGTTCAAAGTTTAGGTCGTGAACAGAATAAGCTGAGAAACTGTTATGAGTTCAGTTAAATTTCTCATCACATTCAACAGAGACAGCTCATGTAAGaaggaagaaaaaacaaaaccgtTTGTTTGGTACTTTGGTTTAGGGAGAGGTTGCTGTGacgtctttctctctctattctcctTAACAGAAACGGCATGCATTTCTTCCTTCTTTAACTTCCTTTCTCCATTCCTTACACGACAACATGAAATAACTCATCACAGTTTGTCATTCTTTCTGATGTTTGACCAAACAAATTTctattaacaaaagaaaaagaaagtgacaaaaacttgaaccaaaaaataaacGGTTAACAATAAAGGGATAAAAGAGTCTTTCTCTATTTCCTCCATATTCTTCTCCTGCTTTTCCTCGTTTCTCTTTTCTGGTATATGAACAAGTTTTGAGCTGTGACCATTAGACCAACAACAACAGTCTTTATACCTTCTCTttaattctctctctctcttcctcttgttgtcttcttcttcttttaagtTTCTTGTTTGTTGGGTTCAGAAACTAGGATTCACATTCACCTGCTGCCTCTGGCTTGCTCTTTCAGGTATGTCTCTggtcttttcattttttttttatcaaaagttctTTATCATCATTTCTTGTGATTCCTTCTGAGAACAGAGCACAAAAGATATGATGCATTAGCTTCGGTTATCTATCAAATCGTAAATCGTATATAGAACTACTATAAACAGCTCTCATCATATGTTTTTCATTCTTACAAGAAGTAATGGCAACAAACTTTGATATAGACTTTTGAGTATACAACAAGTCAAAGCAATTTCAGGAAAAAGCAAAATTTTCTCTAAGAAAAATCTAGTGgtctttttttaattgacaaGGTTTGAGTACACGACTGCTTTCTATCACTCTCATTTCTCTAGATGGGACCTATTTTGCAACTTTAGTCCAATATTTTTTCGTTTTCTGATCAACTGCATGAATGGTACCATTGTGTCACAGGTCAGAGGCCCAAAAAAAACAAGCACAGGTGTATATCAAAGCGTGTTCTGTCAGAGAAAAACTTACAAATGAATAACCAAGGAAGTCAGAACGTTGCAACTTGCAAGCCCGTCACTACATTTGTCCACACTGACACCGACACTTTCAGAGAAGTCGTGCAGCGCTTGACAGGTCCATCAGAGAGCAATGCTgcagcggtaccagaagcaacagtGATAAAATCCGCCATTCAAAGGAAGCCTACTTCTAAGCTCCATGAGAGAAGGCAATGCATGAGGCCAAAGCTTGAAATTGTCAAACCTCCTCTAAGCTTTAAACCCACTGGTACGACCCCATCATCTAAATCTGGTATTACCAACCTTTTAACAAGTCCAGTCGGCGCCTCTTCTTCATAATTCTCTAACTTTTCCTTGATAAAAGGAGATAAAGCAGATCCAGATAGTTGTACAACAAACAacgaagaagaggagagagCCATTAAGGAAAGACGCTTTTACTTGCATCCATCGCCAAGGTCTAAACCAGGGTATACAGAGCCAGCGTTGCTTACTTTGTTTCCTTTAACATCTCCCAATTCGAGTGGCAGACCATAAAGCGTGTTCTCTGCCAACTGTCCCAAAGCTCATGTACATGTAGCGTTACAGAACTGTATCATTGAAAGAGAAAGACTCTTCACTTGCATTATCTTAATCAAGATTTGTCTCTGTAACATTTCTGCAAtgctttttctttcttcatcGGTTAAAACGCCACAGGCTCTTTCATCTGAACAAATAAAGCATTTAGTACGTCGAACATACTGTTTCTTCGAGGGTGAGAACAATCTCCGGACATAAAGACATTCATTTTCCCATCCACATCCAGCCAGCTACACCCTGCTGGTTTTttcatttcctttttcttcATTAGCTTCCTCAACTCCTTCACGCCTTCCCATTTACCATCTGCTGCATACATGTTCGATATCAGCACGTAGTTGCCAATGTCTTCAGATTCAGCTTCCAAAAGATGATTTGCAGCTAAGCGCCCCAGATCCATCTTATTATAGGTTATACACGCCCTTAACAGTGTTCCCCATATATTCTCATTAGGTTCAACTGGCATCTCTGTGACGAAAGCATATGCATCATCAAGTCGACCACCTCGAGCAAGTAGATCTACAACAGAAGCATACTGTTCCATTGTAGGGTTTATACCATAAACCGTCCTTATTGAGTCAAATATTTGCAATCCATCCTGTATTAATCCAGCATGGCAGCAAGCAGTCAACAGAGTAGTTATGAAAACGTGATCCGGCTTAATGCCCAAGTCCATCATATGAGAGTAGATCATAAGTGCTTCCTCACCCATGCCATGTACAGCATACCCAGCAATCATAGAAGTGAACATAACTAGATCTCTATGAGCTTCTAACTGGAACACAGAATACGCATTCTTCAAGCTGCCACATTTTGCATATACATCCAATAGAGTCCCCTTCAGGCGGATATCACCAAGTCCGCCTCTAATAATATATCCATGGCATTGTCTTACTAGATGCAGAGATGCTATCTGCGCACAAACAGGAAGGAT encodes:
- the LOC106384963 gene encoding VQ motif-containing protein 31, with protein sequence MNNQGSQNVATCKPVTTFVHTDTDTFREVVQRLTGPSESNAAAVPEATVIKSAIQRKPTSKLHERRQCMRPKLEIVKPPLSFKPTGDKADPDSCTTNNEEEERAIKERRFYLHPSPRSKPGYTEPALLTLFPLTSPNSSGRP